GACACGCAGTTAATTTTTGGAAGATGAATTCTCAAACGAAGTTGGCCTCTCTCCAGTAACGAAATGATCACAAAACTAAAGAATACATATttgctttttattattattattattattatattatgttcATGTGGCTTTCTGTGCGTATTTCTGAACTAGCCGGATAGTTTTACCAAGTTAATTAAAGCacctatattatataattaagaCGCACACGCCAAAAATGCAATACGAGTTAAACCAAGAAGCAGAGAgggacaagaaaataataagaaaaaaaaagattccaCAAACCAAAGGTCGTTAAGGATATAGAATAATGACAACAAACCttgattttaattattaagCATTAATTAGCCTACAAGAGCGGAGGTTAAACTAAACCAAAAGGCTCAATCATGAAGGAATCATAATCCTCCAATCCCAAGCCGGCCACGAAACCGCCGGCAGACGGGAGGACACTTGCCGGCGAGGCAGGCAGCGACGgtgacggcggcggcgaccaaACCGAAGCCGAGAGCAGCCGCTGGGCCTTCCAGCCCAACACCAGTTTATTGGGCCCATCCTCCTCAACTCTATAGCCGTCGTTGAATAGGCCGAGCAGCAACCGGGCCTGGCAATGATTAAAGCAGCTGATGTCCACTCCCTTGAAGCCCACCCCCCTCATCCACTNCTCGCTGCGCGCAGGCCACGCGCGGGCCGCGGGCCGCGAGCAGCGCGCCGCGTGCAGGCCGCGGGCACCCCGCACGGGCTGCGGGCCGCGGGCAACGCCAGGCCGCGGGCCACGTGCAAACCAGCGCGCAGGCTGGGCCAGGAGCAGGTCCGCAGTCCGTGTGagcctatatttttttttttacttcgttTTTTctgcacatttttttttataaaattgtttaAGCGAATTCGAAGTTTAATATGCATCTCATATATATGTTGCATACTTTTTTGATTTAATATTCTNGCTGTCAGGACGTCCGCCGGGTTATGGTGATGATGATTATTGTCACGGTGAGCTGTCCGTGTTCCGGCGGTGGGATGCGAGCCGTCTAACAAGCCCTGAAGGGCATCGGTGAAGTGCGCGGCGAGGCGCTCCATGTTGCTCCCACCAGCGGTGGACACCAACTCCTTGAGCCGAACCAATATCACACGGGCGAGCTCCCGGCTCCGGTGAGGGCCGGTGAGGGCCTCGGCAGCCCCCATGAGCAGGTGCACGAGCCGCATCCCTTTCTCGTCGTGGCTGGGCTCATCGGCAGGCAGCCCAGTGCTGGTGCTGCCAGTTGTTGTGGTGACGGATGGAGTGCAGGCAGCGTCTGTGAGCGCGCCGACCCCATCTTCGCAGTCCATATCGTCGGACATCATTGATTCCATCAGGCTCCTGAACTCGTGGTCATTTGCACAGAAGGTGCCCAGATCGGCGACCGGCGACCAGTGGTTCCAGTAGCCGATGTCGTCGTCGACGGtggtagtggtggtggtggagccACAACCGGAGATCTCGAGATCTCCCCCTTCCTCCATTGCCTCCcctttttcttctccctctttGTTGCTCTCTTTCAATTTAATAATTACAAAGGGGAATCTACAGGTGAAttgaaagaggaagagagagagggagatggaaAGAGAGGCCAACAACTAAGCTGTTATTTATACTGGATGAGTTTAGGGATGGAAACAAACATGACAAGGTGGCCAATTATAAAGAattgttgttattatttgtATTATTGATTATCATTTATTTAGGAGGTTTGTATGTATTGTCTTTGTTGCCGGGTAATTAAGAAGTTGCGTGTAGGTATTTCTATACTATTGAGGAAGAtattaaggctgcgtttggttcgggtataagtaagaactgctagttctagggataggtacaagttcaggtataagcaggaactagaccaattttgcggatgaaaattgggttgttcctaggaataagataaatagtgtttggatggttagataggaacaagagaaataagagttataatttaaaattaaaattatattatgtaattaatagtaataaaaatattacttaaaaataaataaaaaattaattattaataattaattataaatattaattaataataataattaattataaataataaattaataatatggatgatctaattaataataataattattattattaattattaataaataataataattattaattattcttattaattaattataaataataaattaataataatattgattatctaattattaataataattaatattaatatttattaataaataataataattattattatttaattataaataataaattaataataatatccattatctaattattaagaataagaattattaattaattattaataaataattattattattaattattaattattaattataaataataaattaataataatatcgattatctaattattaagaataaaaattattaataattaataataaataataataattattaattattaataattaattataaataataaattaataataatatcgattgtcATTaagaattaataataattattaataaaaaaataatgaatattattaattatttataattaattataaataataaattaataataataattatctaattattcatatttaattataaataataaattatttaaattatttaattattaaagtaataaataatgatttaaatatattaattagattaattaataatttactgttattaaaattaaatttagattttaattaatcttgttctcatcaaggaacaagcttgttccaggaaacgggtggaacagcagttccagctttataccagctagttccagattccCGGGAAGTACTGTTCCCGGGAACCAAAcattgcgtttgggaacaaaggggggaacaagggccttgttcccgaaccaaacactacctaaGTGCTTCGCAAGATGAGTCGTGTTCTCCATATTGCGTCGTGTTAATAAGATACTGGCACAAcattataacaaattatttaattttatttgaacacaaaattataaaaaattattatttttatttgttcatgagattataaaaaaattattatttttatttgtatttgattACGATTTATTTAGCAGTGTTTTTATTATTGTCTTTGTTGACTGAGTAATTAAGAAATTGTATGTAGCTAGATAATTCTATATTATTGAGCAAGATTTTAAATGCTCCTTGGCACGAGCCGTACTTACCATGCCACATCGTACTAACAAGATATTAGTATGATACTATTCTTTTACTGATAGCACGACTCAAcattacttttgtttaaaattagcagctaattaattatatcaaTAAAGCGCAAAAGATTTAATGAAGATATATAAGaagaaattataatatattggtccaaaaaaaaaaattctgaccGGCATATATCGGCACGGCATAACATGCAATATGTCGttttgttcatttattttaaaaagtaaacatTGTTAGAAATGTAGAGCAATTAAGCTTTGAATTTAGGATTTTGAGTACTAACTgtcaagtcttttgccacttgggCTGCAGATGGTCTCTTATGaagatttttttaactttaaatttttgggagttaattaatttagataAAGAAGTTaagaattttatgaaaattttgtatcgataatttataaaatttaatataatagttgtaattattttttaattgttaaatttggtttagatttgtagttatctaaattagagttaaatcctaatctaattgggataagatataatttagatttaatttggcctATATGGATTATGAGTAGGAGTCTAATTCTAGTTGAATTAGAGTTAGACTTGTGTTTAGAAGTCCAATTAGATTAGAGTtctaattagactctaatttggATATTGGAGCCATACAATATATATGCggctatattatattttaactgTAATTCTTCCGATGAGACCTGAGTGTTAGCAAGCAGGTGGAGGTAGAGCCCGATGGTATAATTCAATCTCAGGATTTTTTTTAGTCAGAACAAGTTCAGTCGCCAGACATCTCAGTTACTGAAACCCCACAAGTTGAGAAGCAGAGTTTTACTACTTGCAGAACGAGGAGACAGATCAAATTACCGTAGAGATACGGTTATGAGAATATGGTTGCTTATGCTCTTTCAGTGGCACAAGATACAAAAGAAGAAGGCGAATCTTCAACGTATAATCAAAAGCTCTAGTGCCAGTTCTGCAGAGTGGTCGATGATGATGAATGAGGAGATGAAGTCGCTCCAAAAAAATCGCACATGGAAGTTGGTAAAACTACCTACAGGCAAGAAAATTGTTGGCTGCAACTGGATcttcaagagaaaaaacagAATCCCCGACGTGAAAAATATAAGGTACAAAGCTCGTTTAGTTGATAAGGGCTACAGTCAGGTAGAAGGTGTTgattttaatgatattttctcacccgTTGTGAAGTGTACTTCTATTCTTGTTCTTTTATCATTAGTAGTCATTAATGACCTGTATCTTAAGAAGCTTGATGTTAAGACCGCTTGTTTACATAGAGAACTTAAagagcaaatttatatgaaacagtCGGAGGGGTTCATTGTTGAAGGAAAGGAGGACTATATTTATCTATTATAGAAATCACTTTATGGCTTAAAACAGTCTCCTCGGCAATGGTACAAGTGATTCGACTCTTTCATCACAGGTCACTGATATTCCATAAACAAGCATGACAGTTGCATATATTTTAGAAAGCTTGATAAgggatctttcatatatttgttgctctatGTCGATGATATGTTATTTGCTTCCAGCAATATAGTTacgataaataaattgaaggcttTACTTAAGGATGAATTTGAGATGAAAGATGTAGATGCTGCTAAGAAAATCTTTGGTATGAAAATTAAGAGGGATAACAAGTCAGGACTATTGTATTTGACAAaggagaaatatatagagaagattttaaagcGTTTTGGGATGATAGACGCAAAATCAGTGAGCACTCCTTTTGTGGCGCATTTTAGACTTTCCATCGAGATATCACCACAGTTCGATGATAAGTGGGAGTACATGTCTCATGTTTCCTATTTTAGTGCTGTCGGGAGTATCATGTATGCCATAGTTTGCACGTGGCCGGACATCTCCTACGCAGTGAGCATGGTTAGTAGATATATGACCAATCCTAGTAAGGTTTATTGACAGGTTGATAAGTGGATTATGAGATACTTACAAGGTACCACTAGCACTTGTTTGGAGTTTGGGAGGTATAAGAATGGtgtggttggatatgttgattTGGATTTTGTTGGTGATTTGGACAGGAGAAGATCACTTTCAGGTTATGTATTCTccatttgtcacgccccggggtccctttgagtttaaaagatagcggaaaagcgtctgaatttttctttttttttgaaaacctgaccccagagtatgccagacccgccacaaatatagggattccactattcacacggacagagtctcccctgtatttgcacggcgtcgcacaagtacagcagtacaaacaggatacaaccacaactaaatgaatatagaaatcactatacattcatacattcaccattcacatcacaaaTTTGCATTCCATGTCTAAACATAAATtcatagaaaatcttttgaaaactgttccctacacaggaaccTTTATNaaccgatcgaaacgagctattggaccgctatgaacggagtccgatacgcaccgaaagccaactctactccgtgggcttcaccggaaaaccggagttactattcacttaagtgaaaactaataatcgcgtaacttctccattttagctcattttctcttgaaacttgacgagtgcttatgtaattaaattacacacataaacatcatcaacaaagagtttagttgcactgtaaaaattcCAGTCCTTACACCATTGGTGGATGTACAGTTAGTTGGAAAGCTTTATTACAACCTATTGTCGCCTTGTCCACTATTGAGGcgaaatatattattatgacAGAGGGTGTGAAAGAAGCTATGTGGCTTATTTGGAGAACTTACCTTTTGTTGGGAGCCGACGTTGCTTAATTCCTCCTCCGATGGATCACTACATGCCTCACTTCCTAGGACGTCACCTATCCTATAACTACTTCAGCTCTAGCATACTTAACAATTTTAAtcttttgggcctagccacTGCCTAAAATGTTATTACCAGACAATGTTAAGAAACTCACGAGCACCGGACAATATTAGGCTCGTCTCGCCCACCTTAGTAGACCTTGTTGGGAGCCCTGCTCCACCTACAATGGTCATTATTCCGCGAGCTGCGCTTAGCCCTGACCCTAGCTCGACTGTGCCTCATCTCACCCTTTTCGCTCGCGataggctctaataccaactgtgacCCCATACTTCCCAAAAGGTCAcctatcctagaactactcAAGTTCACGCATGCTTtaccctcttaacctcttgggcttGGCTACTGCCCAACATGTTATAGCTaggttaagaggtttagccctattatattttattataggaCTTTTTCGAATCCTCGGGGCGTCACATTTTTTCCACTTGTAAGTTCTGACGTACTTGTCAGGCTCAAGCACATTAGTAAgtactaggcgatgtgagactcgtcttgtTGGTCTTTAGCCAACCTTGTGGGAAGCCGCGCTCTACCCACAACGGTCATCAGCTAGAGAGCCACGGTTAGCCCATTGTATAACCCTAGCTCTGTAGAGACTCATCTCATATTTTCACCTGGTAATTAtctttgataccaactgtgatgccTCACTTTCTAAGGGATAACCCATCCTAAAACTACTTCAACCCTAACACACATAACCcttttaacctcttgagccTAGCCACCGTCCAAATTGCTATGGCTTGTGGGGAGCTACACTCCACCCACAACGGTCGGTAATCGAAGAGCCGCACTCTACCTGTTATATGACCCTACctcagtcgagactcatctcagACTTCTTGCTGATGATTGGTTCTAATAACAACTGTGACAACCCAATTTCTGCAGGTCACCCATTGTAGAACTGCTCTAACTCTGGCACACTTAAccttcttaacctcttgggccaaATCAGCGCCTAACATGTTATAGTCAGGTCAAGAGGCTTAgccttattatattttatatatagggctATTCGAAATTTTAGGGTTGTCACAAaagtacaaatttaaaattttaaaactaaagtaATAACATGGAAGTTGGGGGGTTGCATGAGGGCCATTTCAAATGACCTATAGTTAGGGAAAGACTTCTTTGTAACTATGACGTCACATATGATATACTTCAAACCAATTCTATGATAACATGTAAGATAACAAAGAGTCTAATCAAcaacaatatagaaaatttgggatcatatttaattatgccgaaatttcaaaaatatcttatttatcttTGGATGactaaaatattcttatttatttgaaaaaatttcttcaaatatctCCTTGCCCTTCGGGGTTCACTAATGAAATTGGGATCTGGAAGGGTATTTTGAGAAATGAGAGGtgaacttaaaaattttgaatagcagTAGGCAGTATATAAGCAAAAGTCTGTAAGAATTTTATGTTACGGTTTGAATGTTGAAATAAGTTATCCAATGATACTTTATTCTGTGTAAGAATAATAGTATGTGATTGGAAGTAAGGAAATTATGTTTTGATCATTGAAAAATCTCGGGATACGTGATTTGTCATTCCTTATCTATCAAATAGTATAAGTccttaaaataaattaaacactTACGATATTTATGCATCTAAATAACATTAAAGtgatgttttaaaaaattatggtaTTGTACTTTTGGACAAACAACATATTTAGGGGTGAGAAAAGATGAGATACTATTCGAAATATCTGCATCTGGATAGAAAATATTTGGATTCGGttggatatggatatagatATGATTTTAGAGAGTTAAAATTTTCTGgacatttgaaattaaaaaaaggattagGATATTGATATATGgatattttaattgaattatagtttatattaataaattacatTAGAATATTATATTCTAATATCTCATTCCTCCCATCGCCTTATCCCAATATCCCATTCCCTGTTTCAGTATTGTGGTTTCAAGTTTCTagatatggaaaaaaaaaacttcaagatttgattactaataggctaaattacataaaacccctatgtcaaaacccgatttttcactttccccccatgtcatttaaaaacctacactttgcctccttgtaaaataaaaaatgttcacttcgccccctaccgttagtaatccgttaggattctgtttataaaatattattatatcttttttatgccaaaaataccctcagccTTCTTTCCTGTGaacatggtgaggggcaaaatggtgagggacaaaatggtcattttatcatcacaattcacaccgtaccctcctataaatatttttcattttataagggggcaaagtgtaggtttttaaatgacagggaaaaaaagtgaaaaattggaTTTTGACAGGGgagtttttctataatttagccttactAATATGCGTGGGGAGATAAGGAGaacttaattactttttttttttgggagataaAGATTGTTTAATTTCTATTTGTGGGGATATAAGGAGAAGTTTCTTTGCTTTTTTAGGGAGATAAGGAGGATGGGTTACTATAGGTTGTGGGAAAAGAATGTgatttttttgatcttttacgtatattttattattatttttatatagaaattgtatttatgtttgttaaattttagattttattcaatcgaatatagatatataaaaatttgaatatgaatctGAAATTTTAGTTGCATTACTGCTAATTTTAATTCGTATTTACATGTCCATACTAGTGCATATTATTCTTTGGATAATATCCGATCCATGTTTGAATGGATGAAATATCCAACCATATCTGTATCTATTTTAGCGGATATGACATTAAAAGTTTAACATTCAatctatatttgaatttgtatactaaaaaaaaaaaaattgaatatgatTTCATCAAATATCCATCCATATATGATTAGTTCTCACCCCTAAGAGAccttcaattaattaattttaagtgCTGCGAAGttcgtacattttttttttttgagaaaaggtagcatgctaccgctccATTCATTACGATGATGAACTCGGCTACAAAGTGAGGCAGCTAGGgcctcgagaaaaaaaaaagaaaaaaaaaagaaaagaaaaagaagaagacgtTAACCCATTGCAGACCCGCCTAATCAACAAGAACAACAATGAACCCAGAGATGCGTAAGGGATCTAATTTTGGCATGCATGGTCCGTAGTGAGTGTTTAGACAGTACGAAGATCCTTCGGTTCCGCTCAAGCCAAATGACCCACCAGGTGGCAGCGATGGTTATAAGATCTCTCTTACCTTGAGCTCCTCTCTTACTGTACGTTGcctcccaaatttctttggaaGGAGAGCAGTGCCGTAAAAAACGTTTATTTGGAAGAAGTCCCTCCTGTAGAGCTTTAGTCCCTGCAGACCTAGCAAAAAGATGGTCCACAGTCtctatcacgccccgagcccccgcctatttggccgaatTCGGGTCGTTAACAGACTGCCAAACGGACAGGATttctcctgtaccgcggacagagtctccgcTATACATTCTAGgggtcgcaatcaatacaatacaaaggttccaaacaggaacagtatttaacaaacagattgcataaggaaggtatcaacaacataacacatcctatgttattacatagcATTCACAtgagattcatttttacattacattcaactCCGAAATGCAATCAAGGTTATTACAACTTTTActtatttacaagtttgatacattttgttGTTTTCATTTCCCCTTTaaccctaggctatgccgactcggggtaccgctatctctggtctctgggtagggcgctatctatggagctacgcccttgcctcgcacCGCTGCGCCGCtgacgtgtgaacctgtaacaccccaaaacaacgtggggtgagaaccaactccatgattcccagtgggtacggccatccaaggaaaaagcttgaccaataggtccaaggaggcactgcaacatgttagtccaacaatatacaacagatatatattcaaattgaaatacatgtcctGTCttacaatatgcaatatgaaatcatgcaactatgcaactaaGCAGTTCACTAGTAGATccatcgatactactttcaatcttGCTATTCATAGCCCACATCAACTAGCTCTAAGGTTCTACTTACCTTAGTTCCACAGCTCAACCTCAACTAGTGTCTAAGTTTTCTACTGCCTTAGATCATATCATTTACTAGCCTTTAAGGTTTCCACtgtccacccgactcggcctcgagtcgaTCATCGTGGActaccgcgcactggctgcatcTCTACTACAGCCTAGCTGCCGTCACATCCTACTGCACctcttgacttagccatctggcggcaaACGCGTCGTCCTTACCCAGCAAGGtctcaagtcatgacttagccatctggcggcgaactaatcGCATCTCAGCCAACAATGGTTCAGGTCACGACTCAGCCATCTGGCGGCGTACGCATCGCccttacccagcaatggttcaagtcaatacaggcggcataatccaataagctaaatgggcgaggagaaccaacacaCCCATTTCAAGTTCAAGCTCATGGCATACCAgacgaggagaaccaacatacctgTTGAATTACTGCCGGACGAGGAGAGCCAACATACCCGCAGTTAGGATTCTATATACGCCAATTCActtaccgggcgaggagaaccaacatacccgttgaatcactgtcgggcgaggagaaccaacatacccacagtCTTGATTCACTTGCGCTCAGTCGCAAATCTCATTCGCTGCACTAGTAGCCTTCAtttcctagggattccggaatccacttcacatagctcaagggttggtctcaaaccctatagtatcgacctatctaggtccgtTGTTCTTTACTACCTAAGTCcctttgactctaggttcaatgtctctatcacataacctaggtttactttaactctaggttcaatccacaacctatgttctttgacactaggttcgatgccactcacctagatcttgactctaggttcacttgttcaacctatgtttactaacactaggttcaatgtcattcatgttcaacctatgtttaataacactaggttagatgccactcgatctaatatatagatgtcCACATGCACATTTCAATTAACATAATCCTCTATATGCTAACTTGCATCCATCTAGCATTCACATTATGTCATCATGCATGTTCctagcattaaccacatgcaTTCACCTAGCATTGCTATGACATGCTCATCATacatcatgcattcatctagcattttcTTCAATGTACCAACATGCATGTCTCGATGGTAGGTActaaacatcaagcataataagaTCCATGTATCTATATTATCTCATGCAACCTACCTCTACACATGTATGCATCGATAGTaacattactcttagacataacggcgacctagtcgcttcggtgagcacaacccacctcgattcgctctccgattgctcgtagtcacttacaatcggcctcccgccGCACACGCTATCCGACTCGGCCCGAACTCgcaattgcgcaccaaccgTGCGCCGCTTCGCAGCCtcggaaattataggtcttcggttatgtgctacggtgctcgggatccattttcataatttttggacgtcgcctcggccatccaggcagaaacgaagctaaatcatccgtttcttcaatatctttacaacggctcgacgaatcgccgaaccgacttcgccaacgcatcggaatacctagcaattagggtTACGGAGGgttaattgagatcaaacccctcTGTTCACAAAAACcccctttttggagccctagaatCTCATAGTTGCAAAATGCCACTTCTAACCACCAATTCTTGCAGTACATGAGAATAGCAATATCTAGAGCTTCAATAAATTCTACTTCTAAGGTATTTAAACCTAATCCAAGcaattcaccatgagaggggctCGAAAGCTTACCTCTACTAAGCCTTTCCCCAAGCAAAAGGAAGAAGAAtgtgaagaagatgatggagcTACTCCTTCTAGCTCCAA
Above is a genomic segment from Ananas comosus cultivar F153 linkage group 15, ASM154086v1, whole genome shotgun sequence containing:
- the LOC109721706 gene encoding nodulation-signaling pathway 2 protein-like (The sequence of the model RefSeq protein was modified relative to this genomic sequence to represent the inferred CDS: added 483 bases not found in genome assembly) → MEEGGDLEISGCGSTTTTTTVDDDIGYWNHWSPVADLGTFCANDHEFRSLMESMMSDDMDCEDGVGALTDAACTPSVTTTTGSTSTGLPADEPSHDEKGMRLVHLLMGAAEALTGPHRSRELARVILVRLKELVSTAGGSNMERLAAHFTDALQGLLDGSHPTAGTRTAHRDNNHHHHNPADVLTAFQLLQDMSPYVKFGHFTANQAILEAVSGERRVHIIDYDIAEGVQWASLMQAMVSRHDGPPPPHLRITAVARGGSGGSRGALETGRRLAAFAASLGQPFSFGQCRLDADEHFRPAGVRVVKGEVVLANCALHHAAATSAGMPKQSARSVLSFLLGAAELGA